One window of the Niallia circulans genome contains the following:
- the mobB gene encoding molybdopterin-guanine dinucleotide biosynthesis protein B translates to MQCVQIIGYKNRGKTTLVEHLIGYFSKYHYQVAAIKHHGHGGPPLGWEKTDNAKHLQAGADFAGVQGENLLQIATNKEWNLDVIIQLYTLLNVDILFIEGYKHEPKPKIVLIGEQEDIHLINKVSNLKAVVSSIPLEEISVPIFKPNQLEKLACWLLEQYTQNLLH, encoded by the coding sequence ATGCAATGTGTACAAATTATCGGTTATAAAAATCGTGGGAAAACCACTTTAGTAGAGCATTTAATAGGATACTTTTCAAAATACCATTACCAAGTGGCAGCAATCAAGCACCATGGACATGGAGGCCCTCCTTTAGGGTGGGAGAAGACAGATAATGCAAAACATCTTCAAGCAGGAGCAGATTTTGCTGGTGTGCAAGGAGAAAACCTGCTGCAAATTGCGACAAATAAGGAATGGAATCTAGATGTAATTATACAATTATACACGCTATTAAACGTAGATATTCTATTTATAGAAGGATACAAGCATGAACCGAAGCCGAAAATTGTGCTAATTGGGGAGCAAGAGGATATCCATCTAATAAATAAAGTATCTAACCTGAAAGCGGTAGTTTCTAGTATTCCTTTAGAAGAAATATCTGTTCCGATATTTAAGCCTAATCAATTAGAAAAATTGGCCTGTTGGCTTCTGGAACAATACACGCAAAATCTGCTTCATTAA
- the moaD gene encoding molybdopterin converting factor subunit 1 — MKILVFAYLQEQLGTSELELDWEAQTVQTFKEAFQQSYGIDSLDQVMIAVNEEFARGQSMIQKDDVVALIPPVSGG, encoded by the coding sequence ATGAAAATATTGGTGTTTGCATATTTACAAGAACAGCTTGGCACATCAGAATTAGAGCTGGATTGGGAAGCACAGACGGTTCAGACATTTAAAGAAGCCTTTCAACAAAGCTATGGGATTGATTCTTTAGACCAGGTCATGATTGCCGTAAATGAAGAATTCGCAAGGGGCCAATCTATGATCCAAAAAGATGATGTAGTGGCACTCATTCCGCCAGTCAGCGGCGGGTGA
- a CDS encoding molybdenum cofactor biosynthesis protein MoaE yields the protein MDTKRYKIVDQPIAIDELIDKVTRPEAGAITTFIGTVREWTKGKRTIYLQYEAYIPMAIKMLEQIGHEITEKWPNTEIAITHRIGRLEITDIAVVIAVSSPHREAAYQANQYAIERIKQIVPIWKKEHWENGETWIGDQLEQIPYHDPWSTNEGGI from the coding sequence ATGGACACTAAGCGTTACAAAATCGTGGATCAGCCTATTGCAATCGATGAACTTATTGACAAAGTAACGCGTCCTGAGGCAGGTGCCATTACAACATTTATTGGAACGGTAAGGGAATGGACGAAAGGAAAGCGTACCATCTATTTACAATACGAAGCATATATTCCAATGGCGATAAAAATGTTGGAACAAATTGGACATGAGATAACGGAAAAATGGCCGAATACCGAAATTGCAATCACCCATCGAATTGGTAGATTAGAAATTACGGATATTGCCGTCGTAATAGCGGTTTCTTCCCCGCATCGTGAAGCTGCATACCAGGCAAATCAGTATGCGATTGAACGAATTAAGCAAATAGTACCAATATGGAAAAAAGAGCATTGGGAAAACGGCGAAACATGGATTGGAGATCAGCTCGAGCAAATCCCCTATCATGATCCATGGTCAACAAACGAGGGAGGCATTTAA